In a single window of the Leptospira sanjuanensis genome:
- a CDS encoding energy transducer TonB family protein: MSWSSPFLGLGIFFPLGVLFAFPKGREVRSSAFGSLLFQIFCWGILYPLEVSAILFPVVEAFVRALVMDLGEWLIGFYVLVGLVILVSHSFYLKKQRRRRFQFNPSSHPREEKIERVHYKILVLLVAGYLTSRLVFQDAYRLEYGQLGILEDSFLYFFSVLIAGDTLLSRGKQFFLFRRPWKLFERQARAARRIGFEGEGGVRKQRYAKIRDWLFPGWGHIYIGNLWKGFSILFLYLLLLLFFATAFFSWLEPADGIRFLMSMGLKPGIADKKFFAVTSSVVPILVFFGGIVGIHIISKFLLNRAFRAEPEDTTPQSTFISNLSYSILLHFVLLSLILIIPVTLQRKKEQKEKERQRTHFTPENLEFYFIDPNLPNEVEGLNGGVVSGTETPTQKEGDKIPDDKPADEGRVKGEVKQVRGKKLPSTYSNYISAKMRGPESFMEYWRRAPRNYSSVVAYTVTPDGEVVDVDLVEASGYPEQDQMTLELIESLSPLMPPPGTKGYVRVTELFWNGSIDPEAMPTPLQKELVTMYDGRYMEEL; encoded by the coding sequence TTGTCCTGGAGTTCCCCCTTTCTGGGGCTGGGAATTTTTTTCCCGCTCGGCGTCCTTTTTGCTTTTCCGAAAGGACGGGAAGTCCGTTCCTCCGCCTTCGGTTCCTTGCTCTTCCAGATTTTTTGCTGGGGAATTTTGTACCCTCTGGAAGTTTCCGCGATTTTATTTCCGGTCGTGGAGGCATTTGTCCGCGCGCTTGTCATGGATTTGGGAGAATGGCTGATCGGCTTTTACGTGCTCGTCGGGCTTGTCATTCTCGTTTCCCATTCCTTTTATCTGAAGAAGCAAAGAAGGCGCCGATTCCAATTCAACCCTTCTTCGCATCCGCGCGAAGAAAAGATCGAAAGAGTTCATTATAAAATCCTGGTGCTTCTTGTAGCGGGTTATCTGACTTCGAGGCTCGTCTTTCAAGATGCCTATCGGTTGGAATACGGACAACTCGGGATCTTGGAAGACAGTTTTCTCTATTTCTTTTCCGTGTTGATCGCGGGCGATACGCTTCTCAGTCGAGGAAAACAATTCTTTCTTTTCCGAAGACCTTGGAAACTTTTCGAACGTCAGGCGAGAGCCGCACGCAGAATCGGCTTCGAGGGAGAAGGGGGCGTCCGTAAACAAAGATACGCGAAGATTCGCGATTGGTTATTCCCGGGATGGGGGCATATCTATATCGGAAATCTTTGGAAAGGATTTTCGATTCTGTTTTTATATCTTTTGCTGTTGCTCTTTTTTGCGACCGCGTTTTTTTCCTGGCTCGAGCCCGCGGATGGAATCCGTTTTCTCATGTCGATGGGACTCAAACCCGGAATCGCCGATAAGAAATTTTTCGCGGTCACTTCGAGCGTCGTTCCGATTCTGGTTTTTTTCGGAGGAATCGTCGGGATTCATATCATATCCAAGTTTCTTTTGAACCGGGCGTTTCGCGCCGAACCGGAAGACACAACTCCGCAAAGCACGTTTATTAGTAATTTATCATATAGCATCCTGCTCCACTTCGTTCTTCTCTCCTTGATCCTGATCATCCCGGTCACTCTTCAGCGTAAGAAGGAACAAAAGGAAAAGGAAAGACAAAGAACGCACTTCACTCCGGAAAATTTGGAATTCTACTTTATCGATCCGAATCTTCCGAACGAGGTCGAAGGTTTAAACGGAGGGGTCGTTTCCGGAACCGAAACCCCGACACAAAAGGAAGGGGATAAAATTCCGGACGACAAACCCGCGGACGAAGGACGCGTCAAAGGGGAAGTCAAACAGGTTCGCGGAAAAAAATTGCCTTCCACGTATTCGAACTACATCTCCGCGAAGATGCGCGGCCCCGAATCGTTTATGGAATATTGGAGAAGAGCGCCGCGCAATTATTCTTCCGTGGTCGCCTATACGGTTACCCCCGACGGAGAAGTCGTGGACGTGGATTTGGTCGAGGCTTCCGGTTATCCCGAACAGGATCAGATGACGTTGGAGCTCATTGAAAGTCTTTCTCCTCTCATGCCTCCGCCCGGAACGAAAGGTTATGTTCGAGTCACCGAACTTTTTTGGAACGGAAGCATCGATCCGGAAGCGATGCCGACTCCGTTGCAGAAGGAACTCGTCACGATGTATGACGGGCGTTATATGGAGGAGTTATGA
- a CDS encoding PrsW family glutamic-type intramembrane protease, with the protein MSFDVALLGFLSILPWGFFLILLFPGKNTQQRIFLILLAVFLGYLSTEIVLKLHPIFWPDVKIAAPRRGGHILTQTAHIAFIQAGMMEEFCKGILILFAGLLFAFDWKKYEFKKEMVLIGGFVALGFAGVENANYIFNAKEEDRIAMFVGRTIRSSNAHFLINLCFALAFVKSNRKEIKDRPLALFLAFLLAVSQHGLFNFFVLPQSRFGGWLSTALFVGIWVWIVKDFRTFILENGSGAQIVSDTPVDAEILDETREAT; encoded by the coding sequence ATGAGTTTCGACGTCGCGCTCCTCGGATTTCTCTCGATTCTTCCTTGGGGATTTTTTCTGATTCTTCTTTTTCCGGGGAAGAATACGCAGCAGAGAATCTTTCTGATTTTACTCGCCGTTTTTTTGGGATATCTTTCCACCGAGATCGTTTTGAAACTGCATCCAATCTTTTGGCCGGACGTAAAAATCGCCGCTCCGAGACGCGGCGGACATATTCTTACGCAGACCGCGCACATCGCGTTCATCCAAGCCGGAATGATGGAGGAATTCTGTAAGGGAATTCTCATCTTGTTTGCGGGACTTCTTTTTGCCTTCGATTGGAAGAAATACGAGTTCAAAAAGGAAATGGTTTTGATCGGAGGATTTGTCGCGCTCGGATTTGCGGGAGTCGAAAACGCGAATTACATCTTCAACGCAAAGGAAGAAGATCGAATCGCGATGTTCGTAGGACGGACGATTCGTTCTTCCAACGCGCACTTTCTCATCAATCTATGTTTCGCTCTTGCGTTCGTAAAATCGAACCGCAAAGAAATCAAGGATCGTCCTTTGGCCTTGTTCCTCGCTTTTTTGCTCGCGGTATCGCAACACGGACTTTTCAACTTCTTCGTGCTTCCTCAGTCGAGATTCGGCGGTTGGCTTTCCACCGCTTTGTTCGTGGGAATCTGGGTTTGGATCGTAAAAGATTTTCGTACTTTCATTCTGGAGAACGGGAGTGGCGCGCAAATCGTAAGTGACACACCGGTCGACGCGGAAATCTTGGATGAGACCCGAGAAGCAACTTGA
- a CDS encoding 50S ribosomal protein L11 methyltransferase: MRYREIILSLPKEIAEDFTSFLDEAGVAGYYEILFDREVPRAPHEEIISDDTKFRVYLAEDDKENEIRIHIFLKANAGESFFLESRWIETKEYEEAYKEFYKPFTIGSYRVIPTWEKDTAVSTTPQGILPLLINPGLAFGTGHHETTRLVLGRMGSLGLNGKRIADVGTGSGILSVAAAKSGASAILAVDVDPNSVRSATFNRDDNEISPNVLVVDEGGFDHSDVQGKEWDLLIANITFAVLKANIQKIASVKTNHFLFSGVITERKDEFLELLKNEVGGEGVFFQEDTGWELIEWKRKG, translated from the coding sequence TTGAGATACAGAGAAATCATTCTAAGTTTACCCAAAGAAATCGCGGAAGACTTCACTTCGTTTTTGGACGAAGCGGGAGTCGCAGGATATTACGAAATTCTGTTTGACCGGGAAGTTCCGAGAGCCCCTCACGAGGAGATTATCTCCGACGATACGAAGTTCCGCGTTTATCTCGCGGAAGACGATAAAGAAAACGAAATCAGAATTCATATTTTTCTGAAAGCCAACGCGGGCGAATCCTTCTTTCTCGAATCGCGTTGGATCGAAACCAAAGAATACGAAGAAGCCTATAAGGAATTCTACAAACCCTTCACGATCGGTTCGTATCGTGTCATTCCCACTTGGGAAAAAGACACCGCGGTCAGCACGACCCCGCAGGGAATTCTTCCTTTGCTCATCAATCCGGGACTTGCGTTCGGAACAGGACATCACGAAACCACTCGTCTCGTTTTAGGGAGAATGGGAAGTCTCGGTTTAAACGGAAAACGGATCGCGGACGTGGGAACCGGTTCCGGGATCTTGAGCGTGGCCGCGGCGAAATCGGGCGCGTCGGCGATTCTCGCGGTGGACGTGGACCCGAACAGCGTGCGTTCCGCGACGTTCAACCGGGACGACAACGAGATTTCGCCTAACGTTTTAGTCGTGGACGAAGGCGGTTTTGATCACTCGGACGTTCAGGGAAAAGAATGGGATCTTTTGATCGCCAACATAACATTCGCTGTATTAAAAGCGAATATTCAAAAAATTGCATCTGTAAAAACGAATCATTTCCTCTTCAGCGGAGTCATCACCGAACGCAAGGATGAGTTTTTGGAACTTCTGAAAAACGAGGTGGGCGGAGAAGGAGTTTTCTTTCAGGAAGACACCGGCTGGGAATTGATCGAATGGAAAAGAAAAGGATAA
- a CDS encoding adenosine kinase — protein MKHYDVFGVGNALVDILVPTEDVFIQRLGFDKGIMTLVDAEKQAGVLVALEGSKQELRSGGSAANTMIALANSGGTGTYTGKVSKDTYGEFYKKDMENAGILFEVAPEDNGHTGTCVVLTTPDAERTMLTHLGISITLQKSDVDLDKLKASNISYIEGYLWDGSGTKEASLLTMEESKKNGVKVAYTYSDPFCVNRSREDFVRLTKDYFDIVFCNVEEARALSQKEDKLEALQFIAGLSPLVFMTDSANGAYFAEKGVISHVDGFPVKPIDTTGAGDCFAAGVLYGLTHGFSLEKSTRWGNYVASRIVQEIGPRLGIKLMGRQEEILK, from the coding sequence ATGAAACACTACGACGTATTCGGAGTCGGCAACGCACTCGTGGACATTTTGGTTCCGACGGAAGACGTATTCATTCAGCGTCTCGGTTTCGACAAAGGGATTATGACCTTGGTCGACGCGGAAAAACAGGCGGGAGTTTTAGTCGCACTCGAAGGAAGCAAACAGGAACTTCGTTCCGGCGGAAGCGCGGCCAACACGATGATCGCGCTTGCGAATTCGGGCGGAACCGGAACGTATACCGGAAAGGTTTCCAAGGACACTTACGGAGAATTCTATAAGAAGGACATGGAAAACGCCGGAATCCTTTTCGAAGTCGCTCCGGAAGACAACGGACATACGGGAACCTGCGTGGTTCTGACCACTCCGGACGCGGAACGGACCATGCTGACCCACTTGGGAATCTCCATCACATTACAAAAATCGGATGTGGATTTGGACAAACTCAAGGCCTCCAATATTTCCTACATCGAAGGTTATCTCTGGGACGGGTCCGGAACCAAAGAGGCTTCTCTTTTGACCATGGAAGAATCCAAAAAGAACGGAGTGAAAGTCGCGTACACATACAGCGATCCATTCTGCGTCAATCGTTCCCGCGAGGACTTTGTTCGCTTAACAAAAGACTACTTCGATATCGTATTTTGCAATGTGGAGGAAGCGAGAGCCCTTTCTCAAAAAGAGGATAAGCTCGAGGCGCTTCAGTTCATCGCGGGTCTTTCTCCTCTCGTATTCATGACTGATTCCGCGAACGGAGCTTACTTCGCCGAGAAAGGCGTGATTTCTCATGTGGACGGATTTCCCGTTAAACCGATCGATACGACCGGCGCGGGAGATTGTTTTGCCGCGGGAGTTTTATACGGACTGACGCACGGTTTCAGTTTGGAAAAGTCCACCCGTTGGGGAAACTACGTCGCTTCGAGAATCGTGCAAGAGATCGGTCCGAGACTCGGCATCAAATTGATGGGACGTCAAGAAGAGATTTTGAAGTGA
- a CDS encoding LIC11270 family surface protein — translation MKRSYFPFILILSSFLMFFCRVGDWNGKGTKNPVISTLFNQRMLLLVKGTYATDNPIGFEAYSGGTGQLYQDTSGEGFDPVYDLSGLPLAQNLPIFIDIGEIRMSTKYEEGLYNLSLIKNVKDTKKFWDEIAPNRQVFCTVPYTTNSNSCRLNDGEVKAIQFFNGEGVSYPSNDPTSATDWGAFGNGPVQFYYTGLYLRSLVTAWATEPGLTFSNLTLFDNYRVPGINIVPRLSYKPGADSTTKTIFPPLVFPALYTADGGDQDMLVYPGFDPYILEVRMNLKENLMVHSYVSSVGGVRTLVGVSDWKTDGDHKGESDMGGGLLLRSRIIRPEIASSLTVLGGTASTTHYYGVYRLSETGIEGKLPLIASPVQGGVTKMKYIHPGEYRIQCLGDLARVDGYPETVVRETTFVVPENAPRSEVQVNLSCP, via the coding sequence ATGAAACGATCCTATTTTCCATTCATCCTGATACTTTCCAGTTTTCTAATGTTCTTTTGCCGCGTCGGCGATTGGAACGGAAAGGGAACGAAAAATCCGGTGATCAGTACCCTCTTCAACCAAAGAATGCTTCTTCTCGTAAAGGGAACATACGCGACCGACAATCCGATCGGATTTGAAGCCTACTCGGGCGGTACCGGTCAACTTTATCAGGATACGAGCGGGGAAGGATTCGATCCCGTGTACGATTTATCAGGTCTTCCTTTGGCGCAGAACCTTCCGATCTTTATCGATATCGGAGAAATCCGCATGTCGACCAAATATGAAGAAGGTCTTTACAATCTGAGTTTGATCAAGAATGTGAAGGACACGAAGAAGTTTTGGGATGAGATCGCTCCGAACCGTCAGGTATTCTGCACCGTTCCTTATACGACCAACTCGAACTCCTGTCGTCTCAACGACGGAGAAGTCAAAGCCATTCAATTCTTCAACGGAGAAGGAGTTTCGTATCCTTCCAACGATCCTACTTCCGCGACGGATTGGGGTGCGTTCGGAAACGGGCCCGTTCAATTCTATTATACCGGTTTGTATTTGAGATCCTTAGTTACCGCTTGGGCGACCGAACCCGGCCTTACCTTTTCCAATCTGACCTTATTCGACAACTATCGCGTACCGGGGATCAACATCGTTCCCCGTTTGAGCTACAAACCCGGAGCCGACTCAACCACGAAGACAATCTTCCCTCCTCTTGTATTCCCCGCATTGTATACCGCGGACGGTGGAGACCAGGATATGCTGGTTTATCCCGGATTTGATCCGTATATCTTAGAAGTAAGGATGAACCTCAAAGAAAATCTGATGGTGCATTCTTACGTTTCGAGCGTCGGTGGAGTGAGAACCCTCGTCGGCGTCAGCGATTGGAAAACCGACGGCGATCACAAGGGGGAATCGGATATGGGTGGAGGACTTCTGCTTCGTTCGAGAATCATCCGTCCCGAGATCGCATCCAGCTTGACGGTGTTAGGTGGAACGGCTTCCACGACTCACTATTACGGCGTATATCGTCTCAGTGAAACCGGTATCGAAGGTAAGCTTCCGTTGATCGCATCTCCCGTGCAAGGCGGGGTCACCAAAATGAAATACATCCATCCCGGCGAATATAGAATCCAGTGTTTAGGGGATCTCGCGAGGGTGGACGGTTATCCGGAAACCGTTGTCCGCGAAACCACGTTTGTCGTTCCGGAAAACGCGCCTCGTTCGGAAGTTCAAGTCAACCTGAGTTGTCCATAA
- the truA gene encoding tRNA pseudouridine(38-40) synthase TruA, with translation MQVQTFRHHRHGKRTLRRIQQAHRGNGRRKINYALLVEYDGLCFNGFQTQKGLPTVQENLEKAAKILLKEKVNVTGAGRTDTGVHARGMVVNFKTTKTLPVEEFGRFLLGMNAITDSGVSILSMTEVEEKFDSRFSCSSREYEYFILNTKYPRPTWKNRAFWYQHKIDVPRLEAELELLKGEHDFRSLAKVASMKNRSAVRTILDTSLERSAEFDGLLKVRIRANGFLHNMIRILTGTLLEIANDNRQETNVLDILSSKDRTIAGITLPPHGLYFIRAYYDSNPAIDSMYSLRDFQK, from the coding sequence ATCCAAGTCCAAACCTTCCGTCATCATCGACATGGCAAAAGAACTCTACGACGAATACAACAAGCTCATCGAGGAAATGGGAGGAGAAAAATAAACTACGCCCTCCTCGTCGAATACGACGGACTTTGTTTCAACGGTTTTCAAACTCAAAAAGGTCTACCCACCGTTCAGGAAAATCTCGAAAAGGCCGCGAAAATTCTTCTCAAAGAAAAGGTCAACGTCACCGGAGCCGGAAGAACGGATACCGGGGTTCACGCTCGCGGAATGGTCGTGAATTTTAAAACGACAAAGACCTTACCTGTGGAAGAATTCGGCAGATTTCTTTTGGGAATGAATGCAATCACCGATTCGGGAGTTTCCATTCTATCCATGACGGAAGTGGAAGAAAAATTCGACTCCCGCTTTTCCTGCAGTTCGAGAGAATACGAATATTTCATCCTCAATACGAAGTATCCGAGACCGACCTGGAAAAATCGAGCCTTCTGGTATCAACATAAGATTGACGTTCCGCGCTTGGAAGCCGAACTTGAATTATTAAAGGGAGAACACGACTTTCGCAGTTTGGCGAAAGTGGCTTCGATGAAAAACCGTTCCGCGGTCCGGACGATTTTGGATACGAGTCTGGAACGAAGCGCCGAATTTGACGGTCTCCTAAAAGTAAGGATCCGGGCGAACGGCTTTCTCCACAATATGATTCGGATTCTTACGGGTACCCTTCTGGAAATCGCAAACGACAATCGACAAGAAACGAACGTCTTAGACATTCTCTCTTCGAAAGACAGAACGATTGCGGGCATCACCCTCCCTCCTCACGGGCTTTATTTTATCAGAGCATACTACGATTCCAACCCGGCAATCGATTCCATGTATTCGCTTCGGGACTTTCAAAAATAA
- a CDS encoding DUF2225 domain-containing protein, protein MTASALAQGKKISFRAKEDTVCPICHEVHQKENMFQGGGRLIAGKLTIELRRLYEKNKKFGRVSPNDYVISVCPRCLYSSFTKDWPALDAEENEKIRSQSDTRRSNLEKILGPLDFYQDRNLVLGAASYLLAIECYQNRKVTVAPTPKKAVCAVRAAWYFDDLNNDFPSMGFDKVRDLLYQKSAGWYTDTMEIMQSGSEPVDQASYLLGPDTDKNWAFDGVIYLSAYLTMKFKDELASEPAAKLNLLVRAKRTLSRLYGSGKGSKSKPSVIIDMAKELYDEYNKLIEEMGGEK, encoded by the coding sequence ATGACAGCCAGCGCTCTCGCACAAGGAAAAAAGATCTCGTTTCGTGCAAAGGAAGATACGGTTTGTCCGATCTGCCACGAAGTTCATCAGAAAGAGAATATGTTTCAGGGCGGCGGCCGTTTGATCGCCGGCAAACTCACGATCGAACTCAGAAGACTCTACGAAAAGAATAAAAAGTTCGGCCGAGTCAGTCCCAATGATTATGTCATCAGTGTTTGTCCCCGTTGTCTTTATTCTTCCTTTACCAAGGATTGGCCCGCGTTAGACGCGGAGGAAAACGAAAAGATCCGTTCCCAATCCGATACGAGACGTTCCAATCTGGAAAAAATTCTCGGACCCTTGGATTTTTATCAGGACCGCAATTTGGTTCTCGGAGCGGCTTCCTATCTTCTCGCAATCGAATGTTACCAAAATAGAAAGGTCACCGTCGCCCCCACTCCGAAAAAGGCGGTTTGCGCGGTCCGAGCCGCGTGGTATTTCGACGATCTGAACAACGACTTCCCGAGTATGGGATTCGATAAGGTGCGCGACCTTCTTTACCAAAAGTCGGCGGGCTGGTACACGGATACGATGGAGATCATGCAGAGCGGTTCCGAGCCGGTAGATCAGGCCTCGTATCTCTTAGGTCCGGACACGGATAAGAACTGGGCCTTTGACGGAGTCATTTATCTTTCCGCCTATCTGACGATGAAGTTCAAAGACGAACTTGCATCCGAACCCGCGGCAAAACTCAATCTTTTAGTCAGAGCCAAACGGACTCTTTCCAGACTCTACGGTTCGGGAAAGGGATCCAAGTCCAAACCTTCCGTCATCATCGACATGGCAAAAGAACTCTACGACGAATACAACAAGCTCATCGAGGAAATGGGAGGAGAAAAATAA
- a CDS encoding LIC11274 family protein, whose amino-acid sequence MKRLILILIAISILPVSVFGEAVSSKAYKKRVELLVYLRAIEPLVRNYKGEVPGGQNQQGAGGQTAPANNQQGGAPEQDGDRVRKYKELKRLYQEGLQYFFENNHVNAYRRFLEAQLGTEMLLEELSQYYVERTDEILKAAIEKKNQNNPEDRNLVDIAIEWSKNSFIVRDMTANRESPLTRRMYNPRDFHYVTNKYAIEKNMETGYKFLGLAKEARNNALKIEKHLEKHQKLQPSHRKHRIEHYIAAIQLCRDARANAINIFKLKYPYDNYYLFKSDAKTEAIKDDEGKAGSSEPVVLNGVTYDFSQNPTLEYDHRMSPVFDRRIPDEYRRDAVDVLEKIYDDEVKNRIFLKWDPEKRKQLMGDKAPNNK is encoded by the coding sequence ATGAAACGACTGATTCTGATTCTAATTGCGATCTCCATTCTTCCCGTATCCGTATTTGGGGAGGCTGTTTCCAGCAAAGCCTACAAAAAGAGGGTGGAATTACTCGTATATCTCCGAGCCATCGAACCGCTTGTTCGAAACTACAAAGGAGAAGTTCCCGGCGGACAGAATCAGCAAGGCGCGGGCGGACAAACGGCTCCGGCTAACAATCAGCAAGGCGGCGCTCCGGAACAAGACGGAGACCGTGTCCGCAAATACAAGGAACTCAAACGACTCTATCAAGAAGGACTTCAATACTTCTTCGAGAACAATCACGTAAACGCATACCGCAGATTTCTGGAAGCGCAGCTCGGAACCGAAATGCTTCTGGAAGAATTGTCCCAGTATTACGTGGAAAGAACGGACGAAATCTTAAAAGCCGCGATTGAAAAGAAGAATCAGAACAATCCGGAAGACAGAAACCTCGTCGACATCGCGATCGAATGGAGTAAGAATTCCTTCATCGTGCGCGATATGACCGCGAATCGCGAATCTCCTCTTACGAGAAGAATGTACAACCCGAGAGATTTTCATTACGTTACGAACAAATACGCGATCGAAAAGAATATGGAAACCGGTTATAAGTTTTTAGGTCTTGCAAAAGAAGCGCGCAACAACGCTCTCAAGATCGAAAAACATCTGGAAAAACACCAGAAACTTCAACCGAGCCATAGAAAGCATAGAATCGAACACTACATCGCGGCGATCCAACTCTGTAGAGACGCAAGAGCGAACGCGATCAATATCTTTAAACTGAAATATCCGTATGACAACTATTATCTCTTTAAGAGCGACGCGAAAACCGAAGCGATCAAAGACGACGAAGGAAAGGCGGGATCTTCCGAGCCGGTGGTGTTGAACGGAGTAACTTACGACTTTTCTCAAAACCCGACGTTGGAATACGATCATAGAATGAGTCCCGTGTTCGACAGAAGAATTCCGGACGAATACCGCAGAGACGCAGTGGACGTTTTGGAAAAGATCTACGACGACGAAGTCAAAAACAGAATCTTCCTGAAATGGGATCCTGAAAAACGCAAACAGTTGATGGGAGACAAAGCTCCGAACAACAAGTAA